A portion of the Stigmatella aurantiaca DW4/3-1 genome contains these proteins:
- a CDS encoding GNAT family N-acetyltransferase: MVEIRTFDGDAEEASRFVNGVWQATYGQELSLATWDARFLDWLLFRQGQADRGYLVAAYAGGTLVGTLFAEPARIRLGHREVDGSYASWNSVAPGHRGQGIGHKLAEELFRRHRERGAHLTLSCVASGTALAQRFWGRSSNARLLNDLGLWMHVFDPKALARWSLHASERALFTLARPLLRQGFHHASTEGIRPYRPADLPACMALVQRMMAPVNLGYAYTPGRLAHQLQYRNVPRTFVLERGGEVRGLVNYYTLRMKARGELTAAVVDLLAFDEHLPTAERQRLLQVAMQDMVHQGASCAALLRGPCIPAHLMWRSGWLPWPGGAKVTCLLPTADVELPTSPRVFTHLR, translated from the coding sequence ATGGTTGAGATCCGCACCTTCGATGGAGACGCCGAAGAGGCCTCCCGGTTCGTCAACGGCGTCTGGCAGGCCACCTACGGCCAGGAGCTCTCCCTGGCCACGTGGGACGCGCGCTTTCTGGACTGGCTGCTGTTCCGTCAGGGCCAGGCGGACCGGGGCTACCTGGTCGCGGCCTACGCGGGCGGAACGCTGGTGGGCACCCTCTTCGCCGAGCCCGCCCGGATCCGGCTCGGCCACCGGGAGGTGGATGGCTCCTATGCGAGCTGGAACAGCGTGGCCCCCGGGCACCGGGGACAAGGCATTGGACACAAGCTGGCCGAGGAGCTGTTCCGGCGCCACCGCGAGCGCGGTGCACACCTCACCCTGAGCTGCGTGGCGTCCGGCACCGCGCTCGCGCAGCGGTTCTGGGGACGCTCTTCCAACGCCCGCCTCCTCAACGACCTGGGCCTCTGGATGCATGTCTTCGATCCCAAGGCGCTGGCCCGCTGGTCACTCCACGCCTCCGAGCGGGCACTCTTCACCCTGGCCAGGCCCTTGCTCAGGCAAGGCTTCCACCACGCGAGCACGGAGGGCATCCGGCCCTACCGCCCCGCCGACCTCCCCGCCTGCATGGCCCTGGTCCAACGGATGATGGCGCCCGTGAACCTGGGCTACGCCTACACCCCCGGGCGGCTCGCCCATCAACTCCAGTACCGGAACGTGCCACGCACCTTCGTGCTGGAGCGAGGCGGCGAGGTCCGTGGACTCGTCAACTACTACACGTTGCGGATGAAAGCCCGGGGTGAGCTGACCGCGGCGGTCGTGGACCTCCTGGCGTTCGATGAGCACCTGCCCACGGCCGAGCGCCAACGGCTGTTGCAGGTGGCCATGCAAGACATGGTGCACCAGGGCGCGAGCTGCGCCGCACTGCTCCGGGGGCCGTGCATCCCGGCGCACCTGATGTGGCGCTCCGGGTGGCTGCCCTGGCCGGGGGGCGCGAAGGTGACGTGCCTGTTGCCCACGGCGGACGTCGAGCTTCCCACCTCTCCCCGTGTGTTCACGCACCTGCGCTGA
- a CDS encoding class I SAM-dependent methyltransferase — MQPLLYGELVPWYHLVDPPEDHQEEGVCFQAAFERVVTPRPETLLELGAGAGNNARHLTHRFICTLTDVSADMLALSREQNPGCEHVLGDMRTLRLGRTFDAVLVHDAIMYMLTEEDLSAAVETAFLHTRSGGAAIFAPDCYRETFRDTTETLMADHGQRALRGLMWTWAPHPEDSTYFVDFAFLLRAGDDVKAVHDRHVEGLFTRETWRRVLTRAGFRVETMPRPLGDGTFDDIFLCLRP, encoded by the coding sequence ATGCAGCCCCTTCTCTATGGCGAACTCGTTCCTTGGTATCACCTCGTCGATCCGCCCGAGGACCATCAAGAAGAAGGTGTGTGTTTCCAGGCCGCCTTCGAGCGGGTGGTCACCCCGCGGCCAGAGACTTTGCTGGAACTTGGCGCGGGGGCTGGAAACAACGCACGTCATTTGACGCACCGCTTCATCTGCACGCTCACGGATGTCTCCGCGGACATGCTGGCGCTGAGCCGCGAGCAGAACCCCGGGTGTGAGCATGTCCTTGGAGACATGCGCACACTTCGGCTGGGCCGGACCTTCGACGCCGTGCTGGTTCACGACGCGATCATGTACATGCTGACCGAGGAGGATCTGTCCGCCGCGGTGGAGACGGCCTTTCTTCACACGCGGTCCGGAGGAGCCGCCATTTTCGCGCCGGACTGCTACCGAGAGACGTTCCGTGACACCACGGAGACGCTGATGGCAGATCACGGCCAGCGCGCGCTTCGCGGCCTCATGTGGACGTGGGCTCCCCATCCAGAAGACAGCACTTACTTCGTGGACTTCGCGTTCCTGTTGCGAGCGGGGGACGACGTCAAGGCCGTCCACGACCGGCATGTCGAGGGGCTCTTCACCCGGGAGACCTGGCGCCGCGTGCTCACCCGGGCTGGGTTCCGCGTCGAAACAATGCCGCGGCCTCTGGGCGACGGCACCTTCGATGACATCTTCCTTTGCCTGCGTCCCTGA
- a CDS encoding di-heme oxidoredictase family protein encodes MRENPLFRTLAWSLTAIVALTSACGDEPAADFAQAQNETPTVLAAAAPVVPLFDANTALEPALVVDTPTALITRLADRSRDRHAREAQFQSYEHYLPLYFENRTHSIEIIDRVAKGGKDITVNITSLWPLDTPDFRAFYQGQAVLSQYWFNVDMTQVDPLHYTATVNYNAKENRQIQLGDRMEIEISPFMLPPVVGRANYYGTAFLYVVGQGGMVPWEGKGSTLDSFPLPQEAWLGGRTTVSYNYSNEPVHLFKQMATNLAPVNAQPFVEGRRLHHTDFGTGAHSESGNPVFTAQQNKLGPAYIARSCISCHPHNGRSLPPDMGPSERDVQFHVNNAPWADLHYTVNGGGQQSFRMPHDNGTNNNTQVVKGLPGGAAVQYHFTIGNASGGLSTTTPVQFTVSDGNSSGSSSYGYTVLSPPLLYTVKVGQVSGTTVTAHPQLGWILQPQSTSGSAEGAVRISSWTATSGTFGDGTAYQLRRPNYTFTGPVPANHSARIAPPLVGLGLLEALAESTLSSLADPDDTNRDGISGRMQTVTDPQTGQQRLGRFGWKASKARLSHQIASALNTDMGVTTSIFRVPDCGAQQTCPGASTELSDADLDKMVRYLAVLGVPARRNLGDAQARQGESLFGSAGCARCHTATLTTSPYHPLAELRGQTIRPYTDLLLHDMGPGLADNLPEDGASGAEWRTPPLWGIGLTAATSGGEAYLHDGRARSLTEAILWHGGEAEASKEAFRTLSSANRAALLKFLQSL; translated from the coding sequence ATGAGAGAAAATCCCTTATTCCGAACGCTGGCTTGGAGTCTGACCGCCATCGTGGCTCTCACCAGTGCTTGCGGAGACGAGCCCGCGGCTGACTTCGCGCAAGCGCAGAACGAAACGCCCACGGTGCTGGCGGCCGCGGCCCCCGTCGTCCCACTCTTCGATGCCAACACGGCCCTCGAACCTGCGCTCGTGGTGGATACGCCGACGGCCCTCATCACCCGGCTGGCCGACCGGTCGCGCGACCGTCACGCGCGCGAAGCACAGTTCCAGAGCTACGAGCACTACCTGCCGCTGTACTTCGAGAACCGGACCCACTCGATCGAGATCATCGACCGGGTGGCCAAGGGCGGCAAGGACATCACCGTCAACATCACCTCGCTCTGGCCCTTGGACACGCCGGACTTCCGCGCCTTCTACCAAGGCCAGGCGGTGCTCTCTCAGTACTGGTTCAACGTCGACATGACCCAGGTGGACCCGCTGCACTACACGGCCACCGTCAATTACAACGCGAAGGAGAACCGGCAGATCCAGCTGGGCGACCGGATGGAGATCGAGATCAGCCCGTTCATGCTCCCCCCGGTCGTCGGCCGCGCCAATTACTACGGAACGGCCTTCCTCTACGTCGTCGGCCAGGGAGGCATGGTGCCGTGGGAGGGCAAGGGCTCGACCCTGGATTCCTTCCCCCTGCCCCAGGAAGCCTGGCTGGGAGGGCGCACGACGGTCAGCTACAACTACTCCAACGAGCCGGTGCACCTGTTCAAGCAGATGGCGACGAACCTGGCGCCGGTGAACGCCCAACCGTTCGTCGAGGGACGGCGCCTGCACCACACCGATTTCGGCACGGGCGCCCATTCGGAGAGTGGCAATCCCGTCTTCACGGCGCAGCAGAACAAGCTCGGGCCCGCGTACATCGCGCGCAGCTGCATTTCCTGCCACCCCCACAATGGCCGTTCGCTGCCGCCAGACATGGGGCCGTCCGAGCGCGATGTGCAATTCCATGTCAACAACGCCCCCTGGGCCGACCTTCACTACACCGTCAACGGCGGCGGCCAGCAGAGCTTCCGGATGCCCCACGACAACGGCACCAACAACAACACCCAGGTCGTGAAAGGCCTCCCTGGCGGGGCGGCCGTGCAGTACCACTTCACGATCGGCAACGCCTCCGGAGGCCTGAGCACCACGACGCCGGTGCAGTTCACGGTGAGCGATGGCAACTCCAGCGGCTCCAGCAGCTACGGCTACACCGTCCTCTCGCCTCCCTTGCTCTATACCGTCAAGGTCGGTCAGGTGAGTGGCACCACCGTGACCGCGCACCCGCAGCTGGGATGGATCCTGCAACCGCAGAGCACCAGTGGCAGCGCCGAGGGCGCGGTGCGCATCTCGAGCTGGACGGCCACGAGCGGCACGTTCGGCGATGGCACGGCGTACCAGTTGCGGCGCCCGAACTACACCTTCACGGGGCCCGTCCCGGCCAACCACTCGGCGCGCATCGCGCCGCCTTTGGTCGGGCTGGGGTTGCTGGAAGCGCTCGCGGAAAGCACCCTCTCCAGCCTCGCGGATCCCGACGACACCAATCGGGATGGCATCTCGGGGCGCATGCAGACCGTGACCGATCCACAGACGGGCCAGCAGCGCTTGGGCCGCTTCGGCTGGAAAGCGAGCAAGGCACGGCTCAGCCACCAGATCGCGAGCGCGCTCAATACCGACATGGGCGTCACCACGTCGATCTTCCGCGTGCCGGATTGCGGAGCGCAGCAAACCTGCCCGGGCGCGAGCACCGAACTGAGCGACGCGGACCTGGACAAGATGGTGCGCTACCTGGCCGTGCTCGGGGTCCCGGCGCGCCGGAACCTCGGTGACGCGCAGGCGCGGCAAGGCGAGAGCCTCTTTGGCAGCGCGGGCTGCGCCCGGTGCCACACCGCGACGCTCACGACCAGCCCATATCATCCCTTGGCCGAGCTGCGTGGCCAGACGATTCGTCCCTATACCGACCTGCTGCTGCACGACATGGGGCCAGGCCTGGCGGACAACCTGCCCGAGGACGGCGCATCGGGGGCCGAGTGGCGCACGCCGCCGCTGTGGGGCATCGGTTTGACCGCCGCCACCAGCGGTGGAGAGGCCTACCTGCACGACGGCCGCGCTCGCAGCTTGACCGAGGCCATCCTGTGGCACGGCGGCGAAGCCGAGGCCTCCAAGGAAGCGTTCCGCACCCTGAGCAGCGCCAACCGGGCGGCCCTGCTCAAGTTCCTGCAATCACTCTGA
- a CDS encoding serine/threonine protein kinase — protein MPSSQAPELKPALLPPGTVVGSWRVAAWAGRGVHGTVYRAVPVTDEHAEPTALKLALLPRDPRFAREVELLSRVRHACIPRLRDSGIWQHPGGTLHPFLVMDWVDGTPLYEWAQQHTPSSQHVLRLLAQLARALQAVHAQGCLHRDVKGDNILVRHSDGSALLTDFGSGRFPDAATLTPGTLPPGTPAYRSPEACLFELQCFRDPRAHYAAQPADDLYSLGVTAYRLVTGEYPEFGDPSRDASGTWHLEGFVSAAPLSLNPSLDPQLNALILRMLSMRPEQRGTAAELASALEQAAQGSSPESTPPCLVPEPPRTAKTPSTEVSTPTPDALVRVTPPGRAQPWQSVFAAAAALGVWIIWVYESMPLNAPELPTAVRHEADAAGLEDGGTAGLGDEAVASSVAPSVPSVSGEPAESPLPEPKPGQTRPNAKGKCAHPRQVPLNGGCWVKLSVDREGCEALSGTLIEGTCYVPIATHERQPTSHPACTP, from the coding sequence ATGCCGAGCTCCCAAGCCCCCGAATTGAAACCCGCGCTCCTGCCTCCTGGCACCGTGGTGGGCTCCTGGCGTGTGGCCGCCTGGGCGGGCCGGGGCGTCCACGGCACCGTCTACCGGGCAGTCCCGGTCACCGATGAGCATGCCGAGCCCACGGCCCTCAAGCTCGCCCTGCTCCCCAGAGACCCTCGCTTCGCGCGTGAGGTGGAACTGCTCTCCAGGGTCCGGCATGCCTGTATCCCGCGCCTGAGAGACTCCGGCATCTGGCAGCACCCGGGGGGTACGCTTCACCCCTTCCTCGTGATGGACTGGGTGGATGGAACACCTTTGTATGAATGGGCCCAGCAGCACACCCCTTCCTCCCAGCACGTTCTTCGGCTGCTCGCCCAATTGGCGCGCGCCCTCCAGGCCGTGCATGCCCAGGGCTGCCTTCACCGCGACGTCAAGGGCGACAACATCCTGGTGCGCCACTCCGATGGCAGCGCCCTGCTCACCGACTTTGGCTCGGGCCGCTTCCCAGATGCCGCCACCCTCACCCCTGGCACCCTTCCTCCTGGCACCCCGGCCTACCGCTCCCCGGAGGCCTGTCTGTTCGAACTCCAGTGCTTCCGGGACCCCCGGGCCCATTACGCCGCACAGCCGGCCGATGACCTCTATTCCCTGGGCGTCACCGCCTACCGGCTCGTCACGGGCGAATACCCTGAGTTTGGAGACCCGAGCCGGGATGCCTCCGGCACCTGGCACCTGGAGGGTTTTGTCTCGGCCGCCCCGCTTTCCCTCAACCCCTCCCTGGATCCGCAGCTCAACGCCTTGATCCTTCGCATGCTCTCCATGCGCCCCGAGCAACGTGGCACCGCAGCGGAACTGGCCAGCGCGCTGGAGCAGGCAGCGCAGGGCTCCAGCCCTGAGAGCACTCCTCCTTGCCTCGTCCCAGAGCCGCCGCGCACCGCCAAGACACCGTCGACCGAGGTATCCACTCCCACGCCGGATGCCCTCGTGCGTGTCACGCCTCCAGGACGAGCTCAGCCGTGGCAAAGCGTGTTCGCGGCGGCAGCAGCGCTCGGGGTGTGGATCATCTGGGTCTACGAGAGCATGCCCCTGAACGCCCCAGAGCTGCCCACCGCCGTCAGGCACGAGGCAGACGCGGCCGGTTTGGAGGATGGGGGGACCGCAGGGCTCGGCGATGAGGCCGTCGCGTCCTCCGTGGCCCCCTCCGTCCCCTCCGTGTCAGGAGAGCCAGCCGAAAGCCCCCTTCCAGAGCCAAAGCCAGGCCAAACACGGCCCAATGCAAAGGGGAAATGCGCTCACCCACGGCAGGTTCCCCTCAATGGCGGCTGTTGGGTCAAGCTTTCGGTGGATCGCGAGGGATGCGAGGCGCTCTCTGGCACCCTGATTGAGGGAACTTGCTACGTGCCTATCGCCACCCATGAGCGCCAGCCCACATCCCACCCCGCGTGCACTCCATGA
- a CDS encoding SDR family oxidoreductase: protein MSTNRAKIVLVTGASSGIGRACAELLSAQGHTVYGTSRKPAQAPAGFRMLELDVTRDDSVQAAVATVLAEQGRLDAVVNNAGYALAGPLEETSIEEARHQFDTNFFGVLRVCQAVLPSMRTHRSGLIINVSSLGGVAGLPFQGLYSASKFALEGLTESLRLEVASFGIQVTSLQPGDVYTPITENRVRVRQSGPDSPYRSAFATALGIIEKEERAGAPAGLVARHVLTLLERKQVGVRYTVGRLSQRIITAAKAFLPSRLFEHLLKSYYGL from the coding sequence ATGAGCACCAATAGAGCCAAGATCGTCCTCGTCACGGGAGCCTCCTCCGGCATTGGCCGGGCCTGCGCGGAGCTGCTGAGTGCTCAAGGCCATACGGTCTATGGCACGAGCCGCAAGCCCGCTCAGGCCCCGGCGGGCTTCCGCATGCTGGAGCTGGACGTGACCCGGGATGATTCGGTCCAGGCAGCGGTGGCCACCGTGCTCGCGGAACAGGGGCGCCTCGACGCGGTGGTGAACAACGCGGGCTACGCCTTGGCAGGGCCCTTGGAAGAGACGTCGATCGAGGAGGCGCGGCACCAGTTCGACACCAACTTCTTCGGCGTGCTGCGCGTGTGCCAGGCGGTGCTCCCCTCCATGCGGACGCACCGCTCGGGCCTCATCATCAACGTGAGTTCTCTGGGGGGTGTGGCAGGGCTGCCCTTCCAGGGGCTCTACAGCGCGAGCAAGTTCGCCCTGGAAGGGCTGACGGAGAGCTTGCGCCTGGAAGTGGCCTCGTTTGGCATCCAGGTCACCTCGCTCCAACCTGGAGACGTGTACACGCCCATCACCGAGAATCGCGTGCGGGTCCGGCAGAGCGGCCCGGATTCCCCCTACCGGAGCGCATTCGCGACGGCGCTCGGCATCATCGAGAAAGAGGAACGGGCCGGAGCCCCCGCTGGGCTCGTGGCGAGACACGTGCTGACGCTGCTGGAGCGAAAGCAAGTGGGCGTCCGCTACACGGTGGGCCGGCTGTCGCAGCGGATCATCACCGCCGCCAAGGCGTTCCTCCCCTCGCGCCTCTTCGAGCACCTTCTCAAATCCTATTACGGTCTGTAG
- a CDS encoding amidohydrolase, which produces MTEICIRDCHALVPNEQGGLGVARHQDILIQDNRIAALRPTGEPLASGVTVVEGQRMLALPGLINTHAHVASVLFRGLAEDVSLERWFNDFIWPLETHLTPEDVYWGAQLGLIEMIEAGVTTVADHSVFMDEVARAVEAAGTRARLGWSAFSSGGYAALAETAAFAERWKGGAGGRISTCMAPFSPYTCDDGLLRACVGHATRLGVGIHLHAAEEMNQTLASVSRRDRTPIQVLQDMGVLSVPTLIAHGCGLLPQDVELLARHRAHVGIAHAPKQALKLALGVAPLRALRKSGVPVGLATGTASGNTLELFESLRLMAMLQKHDALDPEVLPIPEALDIATRGSASALGLGTELGVLAPGALADIVLVDTRGTHWHPQHDLTAGLVYGARASDVHTVLVNGRVLLRDRQLLTLDKERVLAEVVGRMERLARRVPESRPRRYKP; this is translated from the coding sequence ATGACGGAGATCTGCATCCGCGACTGCCACGCGCTCGTTCCGAATGAGCAAGGGGGCCTGGGGGTGGCCCGCCATCAGGACATCCTCATTCAGGACAACCGGATCGCCGCGTTGAGGCCCACGGGCGAGCCCCTGGCTTCCGGAGTGACCGTGGTCGAAGGGCAGCGGATGCTGGCCCTGCCCGGGCTCATCAATACCCACGCCCATGTCGCCAGCGTGCTCTTCCGAGGGCTGGCCGAGGACGTGTCCCTGGAGCGGTGGTTCAACGACTTCATCTGGCCCCTGGAGACCCACCTCACGCCGGAGGACGTGTACTGGGGGGCTCAGCTCGGTCTCATCGAGATGATCGAGGCGGGGGTCACCACCGTGGCCGACCACTCCGTCTTCATGGACGAGGTGGCCCGGGCCGTCGAGGCGGCGGGGACCCGGGCTCGGCTGGGGTGGAGCGCGTTCTCCAGCGGGGGCTACGCCGCGCTCGCCGAGACGGCCGCCTTCGCGGAGCGGTGGAAGGGCGGCGCTGGGGGCCGCATCTCCACCTGCATGGCGCCCTTCTCTCCCTACACCTGCGATGACGGTTTGCTGCGCGCCTGTGTGGGGCATGCGACCCGGCTGGGCGTGGGCATCCACCTGCACGCCGCCGAGGAGATGAACCAGACACTCGCCAGCGTGAGCCGGCGGGACCGCACCCCCATCCAGGTGCTCCAGGACATGGGCGTGTTGAGTGTCCCCACGCTCATCGCCCACGGCTGCGGGCTGCTGCCCCAGGACGTCGAACTGCTCGCCCGCCACCGCGCGCACGTGGGCATCGCCCATGCGCCCAAGCAAGCGCTCAAGCTGGCGTTGGGGGTGGCACCCCTGCGCGCCTTGCGCAAGTCCGGTGTTCCCGTGGGGCTGGCCACGGGCACGGCCAGCGGCAACACGCTGGAGCTTTTCGAGAGCCTGCGGCTCATGGCCATGTTGCAGAAGCACGATGCGCTCGATCCCGAAGTCCTGCCCATCCCCGAGGCGCTCGACATCGCCACGCGCGGGAGCGCGTCCGCATTGGGCTTGGGCACGGAACTCGGTGTGCTCGCGCCGGGCGCTCTGGCCGACATCGTCCTCGTGGACACGCGCGGCACCCACTGGCATCCGCAGCATGATCTGACCGCCGGACTGGTGTACGGCGCGCGCGCGAGCGACGTGCACACCGTTCTGGTGAATGGCCGGGTCCTCCTGCGCGATCGCCAACTGCTAACGCTCGACAAGGAGCGCGTCCTCGCGGAAGTGGTCGGCCGCATGGAGCGGTTGGCCCGGCGCGTGCCCGAATCTCGGCCTCGGCGCTACAAGCCTTGA
- a CDS encoding winged helix-turn-helix transcriptional regulator, which translates to MEGPRRSGCPINLTLEVLGDRWSLIVIRDVMFGNRRHYRELLNQSEEGIASNILAARLKHLLKAGLLSKRDDPRHRQKSIYSLTEPAIQLVPLLAHMGAWGVRHTPVTEELAIRARLLEQGGPALWEAFMEELRAVHLGAPTPSRSVLAELQAAFEKAVRHRDHVPGL; encoded by the coding sequence ATGGAAGGACCGCGCCGCTCGGGCTGCCCGATCAATTTGACGCTGGAGGTACTCGGCGACCGCTGGAGCCTGATCGTCATCCGTGACGTCATGTTCGGCAACCGGCGCCATTACCGCGAACTGCTGAACCAGTCCGAGGAGGGCATCGCCTCCAACATCCTCGCGGCCCGGCTCAAGCACCTGCTCAAGGCGGGTCTGCTGTCCAAGCGCGACGACCCCAGACACCGGCAGAAGTCCATCTACAGCCTCACCGAGCCCGCCATCCAGCTCGTGCCGCTGCTCGCGCACATGGGGGCCTGGGGCGTGCGGCATACTCCCGTCACCGAGGAGCTGGCGATCCGCGCGCGGCTGCTGGAGCAAGGGGGCCCTGCCTTGTGGGAAGCCTTCATGGAGGAGCTTCGGGCGGTGCATCTCGGCGCGCCCACGCCTTCCCGCTCGGTTCTCGCCGAGCTTCAGGCGGCATTCGAAAAGGCCGTGCGTCACCGCGATCACGTCCCGGGCTTATGA
- a CDS encoding glutathione S-transferase family protein, with product MALKLYAHPFSSYCQKVLIALYENALPFEWRVVDSAEAMAELAALWPLKRFPVLVDEGRTVVEASIIIEHLQLYHPGPVRLIPEDARAALEVRTLDRFFDNYVSTPQQKIVFNQLRPEANRDPYGVTEARTQLEMAYGWLDGWMAEREWAAGRDFSLADCAAAPFLFYADWSHPIDSRFANVRAYRQRLLKRPSFARAVDEARPYRPLFPLGVPDRD from the coding sequence ATGGCCCTGAAGCTCTACGCCCACCCGTTCTCGTCGTACTGCCAGAAGGTGTTGATCGCACTCTACGAGAACGCCTTGCCCTTCGAGTGGCGCGTGGTGGACAGCGCCGAGGCGATGGCCGAGCTCGCGGCGCTCTGGCCGCTCAAGCGCTTTCCGGTCCTGGTGGACGAGGGCCGCACGGTGGTGGAAGCGAGCATCATCATCGAGCATTTGCAGCTGTATCACCCGGGCCCCGTGCGGCTGATTCCCGAGGATGCGCGCGCGGCGCTGGAAGTGCGCACCTTGGACCGGTTCTTCGACAACTACGTGTCGACGCCGCAGCAGAAGATCGTTTTCAACCAGCTGCGGCCCGAGGCGAATCGCGACCCGTACGGCGTGACGGAGGCGCGCACGCAGCTCGAGATGGCCTATGGCTGGCTCGACGGGTGGATGGCGGAGCGCGAGTGGGCCGCGGGCCGGGATTTCAGCCTCGCGGACTGCGCCGCCGCGCCGTTCCTGTTTTACGCGGACTGGAGCCACCCCATCGACTCGCGCTTCGCCAACGTCCGTGCCTACCGCCAGCGGTTGCTGAAACGGCCGTCGTTCGCGCGTGCCGTGGACGAGGCGCGGCCGTACCGCCCCCTCTTTCCTCTCGGCGTGCCAGATCGGGACTGA
- a CDS encoding serine/threonine protein kinase yields the protein MPSSRAPELNPALLPPGTVVGSWRVAAWAGRGVHGTVYRAVPVTDEHAEPTALKLALLPRDPRFAREVELLSRVRHACIPRLRDSGIWQHPGGTLHPFFVMDWVDGTPLYEWAQQHTPSSQHVLRLLAQLARALQAVHAQGCLHRDVKGDNILVRHSDGSALLTDFGSGRFPDAATLTPGTLPPGTPAYRSPEACLFELQFFRDPRAHYAAQPADDLYALGVTAYRLVTGEYPEFGDPIRDASGTWHLEGLVSAAPLALNPSLDPQLNVLILRMLSMRPEQRGTAAELASALEQAAQGSSPESTPSCFVPETLRTANTQSAAASTPTPSAAAHVRPPTRAQPWQGLFAAAAALGVWIIWVCGSTPLNSPELPTAVRHEADAAGLEDGGTAGLGDEAVASSVAPSVPSVSGEPAESPLPEPMPGQTRPNAKGKCAHPRQIPLNGGCWVKTSVDREGCEVLTGTMIEGTCYLPVPLPKRQPTSYPVHTP from the coding sequence ATGCCGAGCTCCCGAGCCCCCGAATTGAACCCCGCGCTGCTGCCTCCTGGCACCGTGGTGGGCTCCTGGCGTGTGGCCGCCTGGGCGGGCCGGGGCGTCCACGGCACCGTCTACCGGGCAGTCCCGGTCACCGATGAGCATGCCGAGCCCACGGCCCTCAAGCTCGCCCTGCTCCCCAGAGACCCCCGCTTCGCGCGTGAGGTGGAACTGCTCTCCAGGGTCCGGCATGCCTGTATCCCGCGCCTGAGAGACTCCGGCATCTGGCAGCACCCGGGGGGTACGCTTCACCCCTTCTTCGTGATGGACTGGGTGGATGGAACGCCTTTGTATGAATGGGCCCAGCAGCACACCCCTTCCTCCCAGCACGTTCTTCGGCTGCTCGCCCAACTGGCGCGCGCCCTCCAGGCCGTGCATGCCCAGGGCTGCCTTCACCGCGACGTCAAGGGCGACAACATCCTGGTGCGCCACTCCGATGGCAGCGCCCTGCTCACCGACTTTGGCTCGGGCCGCTTCCCAGATGCCGCCACCCTCACTCCTGGCACCCTGCCTCCTGGCACCCCGGCCTACCGCTCCCCGGAGGCCTGTCTGTTCGAACTCCAGTTCTTCCGTGACCCCCGGGCCCATTACGCCGCACAGCCGGCCGATGACCTTTATGCCCTGGGAGTCACCGCCTACCGGCTCGTCACGGGCGAGTACCCTGAGTTTGGAGACCCGATCCGGGATGCATCCGGCACCTGGCACCTGGAGGGCCTTGTCTCGGCCGCCCCCCTTGCCCTCAACCCCTCCCTGGATCCGCAGCTCAACGTCTTGATCCTTCGCATGCTCTCCATGCGCCCCGAGCAACGTGGCACCGCAGCGGAACTGGCCAGCGCGCTGGAACAGGCAGCGCAGGGCTCCAGTCCTGAGAGCACTCCTTCGTGCTTCGTCCCAGAGACGCTGCGCACCGCCAATACACAGTCGGCCGCGGCGTCCACTCCCACGCCGAGTGCCGCTGCGCATGTCAGACCTCCCACACGAGCCCAGCCGTGGCAAGGCTTGTTCGCGGCGGCAGCAGCGCTCGGGGTGTGGATCATCTGGGTCTGCGGGAGCACGCCCCTGAACTCTCCAGAGCTGCCCACGGCCGTCAGGCATGAGGCAGACGCGGCCGGTTTGGAAGATGGGGGGACCGCAGGGCTCGGCGATGAGGCCGTCGCGTCCTCCGTGGCACCCTCCGTTCCCTCCGTGTCAGGAGAACCGGCCGAGAGCCCCCTTCCAGAACCAATGCCAGGCCAAACACGGCCCAATGCGAAGGGGAAATGCGCTCACCCACGGCAGATTCCCCTCAACGGCGGCTGCTGGGTCAAGACTTCGGTGGATCGAGAAGGATGCGAGGTACTCACCGGCACAATGATTGAGGGCACATGCTACTTGCCCGTTCCTCTTCCTAAACGCCAGCCCACCTCCTATCCCGTGCATACTCCATAA